The DNA region TAAAGCAAGCTACTTTGAACTTAAATGATTTTTTTGCAAGTGTGGGTGGAGATATGATGGAAAAATATAATAGATATTGGGGAATTCCTGATAAGATGAACAAGATGATATATTTTGGTATTATTCTTGATCCAAGATACAAGTTGAGTTGCATTGAGTGGGCGTTTAAGGACATGTATGGAGTTGGATCAAAGTTTGGTAGTGACTTGGTAAAATCTATAAAAGAGAATTTACAAAAGTTGTATGATTGGCATAAGCAAGCTTATGACCAAGAACATAATTCCATACAGCCTCTTGGTAGTGGTGGAAATAATGTCTCCAATGATGAAACAAATGCATCTACTGCCCGTTCATCACTTATGGCTAGAGCCGATGCTTTTGAGCAACATTTAGAGGAGCAAGACTCGATTGATCAACAAAATGAGCTTGAGGTGTGTAATTCTAGTAAGTGTGTCAAAAGGGATCCTAACTTTGACATTCTTGTGTGGTGGAAACGTAATTCAATCGAATATCCTATTTTATCTACAATGGCTAAAGATATTTTAGCCACACCAGTGTCTACTGTTGCTTCTGAAAGTGCTTTTAGCACAGGAGGGAGAGTCGTAGAAACCTATAGGAGTTCTCTAACTGCTGAAATGGCCGAGACTTTAATTTGCACCTAGAATTTGTTAAGACCTTTTTTTACCTATTTCAAAGATATGAATCTCATGGAAGATTTTGAGCTTTCAGAAGAT from Lathyrus oleraceus cultivar Zhongwan6 chromosome 1, CAAS_Psat_ZW6_1.0, whole genome shotgun sequence includes:
- the LOC127093619 gene encoding zinc finger BED domain-containing protein RICESLEEPER 2-like gives rise to the protein MRCSTHILNLVVNEGLKDKHLSVTSVRDAVRFVKSSPHRAAKFKECIEFAGITCKKLVCLDVSTRWNATYLMLEAAEKFQLAFEKLEDEESSYREFFGKGNPPSNDDWDIARAFSAFLKLFYEVTKTFSTSQNVSLHTCFHQVSAIYCELKQATLNLNDFFASVGGDMMEKYNRYWGIPDKMNKMIYFGIILDPRYKLSCIEWAFKDMYGVGSKFGSDLVKSIKENLQKLYDWHKQAYDQEHNSIQPLGSGGNNVSNDETNASTARSSLMARADAFEQHLEEQDSIDQQNELEVCNSSKCVKRDPNFDILVWWKRNSIEYPILSTMAKDILATPVSTVASESAFSTGGRVVETYRSSLTAEMAETLICT